One stretch of Pseudomonas azotoformans DNA includes these proteins:
- a CDS encoding LysR family transcriptional regulator, producing MDRLQAMRVFVTVVDLGSQSAAADHLDLSRPVVSRYLAELEDWVGARLLHRTTRKLSLTAAGGETLPRCRQLLELCCDMQAAVSEPDDAPRGLLRLSVSTSFGQAQLAEAIAEYVKRYPLVTVDLQMLDRTVNLVDERIDLAIRTSNDLDPNLIARRLTLCRSVVCASPAYLLAHPAPQKVEDLAGHNCLTHSYFGKSLWHFEERGEHVSVPITGNITSNEASTLLRVTLAGAGVAMLPTYQAGDYIRRGELVRLLPDAEPRQMNIYAVYASRKHMPSALRSLLDFLVLRFPEEPAWDVGL from the coding sequence ATGGATCGTCTTCAAGCAATGCGCGTGTTTGTCACCGTGGTGGACCTGGGCAGCCAGTCCGCCGCCGCCGATCATCTGGACCTGTCGCGCCCGGTGGTGTCGCGCTACCTGGCCGAGCTGGAGGACTGGGTCGGCGCACGTCTGCTGCACCGCACCACGCGCAAGCTCAGCCTCACGGCAGCGGGCGGTGAAACCCTGCCGCGCTGTCGACAATTGCTGGAGCTGTGCTGCGATATGCAGGCCGCCGTCAGCGAGCCCGATGACGCGCCCCGTGGCCTGCTGCGCCTGAGCGTCAGCACCTCGTTCGGCCAGGCGCAATTGGCCGAGGCCATCGCCGAGTACGTCAAGCGTTACCCGTTGGTGACCGTCGACCTGCAAATGCTCGATCGTACGGTGAACCTGGTGGATGAGCGCATCGACCTGGCCATTCGCACCAGCAACGACCTGGACCCCAACCTCATCGCCCGGCGCCTGACCCTGTGCCGTTCGGTGGTATGCGCCTCGCCGGCGTATCTGCTGGCGCATCCAGCGCCGCAGAAAGTCGAAGACCTGGCCGGGCACAACTGCCTCACCCATTCCTATTTCGGCAAGAGCCTGTGGCATTTCGAAGAGCGGGGCGAGCATGTCTCGGTGCCCATCACCGGCAATATCACGTCCAACGAGGCCAGCACCTTGTTGCGTGTGACGCTGGCCGGGGCCGGCGTGGCGATGCTGCCCACTTACCAGGCCGGCGATTACATCCGCCGGGGTGAACTGGTGCGCCTGCTGCCCGACGCCGAGCCCCGGCAGATGAACATCTACGCGGTGTACGCCTCGCGCAAGCACATGCCGTCGGCGCTGCGCAGCCTGTTGGATTTTCTGGTGCTGAGGTTTCCGGAGGAGCCTGCGTGGGACGTTGGTCTGTAG